The nucleotide window agagagtagAGCGCGTGTCTCGGAGCTGTGcgggcacgcacgctctcactgtcAAACTCTTGGCAGAGTGAGCGAGGGTGCGCGAGCTCGCATGCATgcgtgcacagctccgatgccgaaGATGCTCCagccgccatggaacagaagaattcaccttctcctcctcctcttctgttccgtggtggcggcggagctgcgcgcgcacacgctctcctctctccagctgttGCTATGACgcagtctgtagctgattggacagtgtcacagcgatgttacatgccccattgacagtccagggggttatttaaatatcgggcgccaaatataacggaggaagatcggaatttttttttttagagtgagACTAGGTTTGTACAgcgctgcccattacatgctgcccatgtctgggcaggtgacaggttctctttaagtgccACTTACCTGCTGGTGTACGCATAGGGAACCTTCCGGTTATAGGCGTCCTCTCGGCTGCCGTACACGTAGTTCCAGTAATTGCTGCGGGGGTCCCTGTATCCGGGGTCATAGGCTCCTGGATACCGATCCCACCTAGTAGGGTCTGAAAAACAAAGGTGAATGAATAGTTGTAGTTCAGTCACTTCCTGGCATCTATAAACGGGATCACTCACCCCCGTATTCATACTGGTTTTGGTAATAATCGTAGTAATTGGCCGGAGCGTTGTAGCCCTGCCTAAAAAACGGAGAGAAACCGCGGTTATTGTATGTAGAAAGGAAGAGACAGACGTCAAGTCAATCATTGTAGACTGGGAAATCCTGCAACCTTCTAATATTCTTTACCTTTTATAGTCTCACAACTTTCAAGACCTCTAAATGCTGTCAGTGACtggaaccattttttttttgtttacatccagaggctgctaTTTAATAATTTGCTTCAgtcgacttaaagaggctctgtcaccagattttgcaacccctatctgctattgcctgtgatcggcgctgcaatgtagattacaggaacgtttttatttttaaaaaacgagaatttttggccaagttatgaccatttttgtagttatgcaaatgaggcttgcaaaagtccaagtgggtgtgtttaaaagtaaaagtccaagtgggcgtgtattatgtgcgtacatcggggcgtgtttaatacttttactagctgggcgctctgaagagaagtaacatcctcttctcttcagaacgcccagcttgtgacagtgcagatctgtgacgtcactcacaggtcctgcatcgtgacggccacatcggcaccagaggctacagttgattctgcagcagcatcagcgtttgcaggtaagtcgatcttacctgcaaacgctgatgctgctgcagaataatctgtagcctctggtgccgatgtggccgtcacgatgcaggacctgtgagtgacgtcacagatctgcactgtcacaagctgggcgttctgaagagaagaggatgttacttctcatcagagcgcccagctagtgaaagtattaaacacgccccgatgtacacacataatacacacccacttggacttttacttttaaacacacccacttggacttttacttttaaacacacccacttggacttttgcacgcctcatttgcataactacaaaaatggtcataacttggccaaaaattcttgttttttaaaaataaaaacgttcctgtaatctacattgcagcgccgatcacaggcaatagcagataggggttgcaaaatctggtgccaGCCTCTTTAAATCAACAGGCCGTCTGTATAACGCCGGCACGTGAGGATAATAAAGGGAGGGGGTTCTATTCTGAGACCATTGAATTACCTTCATATACTGTAATATGGAAAATGACTTTACAGGACAGGCGGCCAATTCATTACAACTTGTTTCAGGTTGGAAAACGTCAGAGTCACGGtcacggataggtcatcagtataagatcggtgagggtccgacactcagaccccgcaccgatcagacgCTCCAGCTGCCGCCAGGCACCGCACGTCCATGCCGGTAGCAGAGGCTCCGGTCACGAAACAGCGGCCGAGTTGCAGTCctgtgaataggagcggacctgcagcacggccgctgtgCATCTGCTTCCGATACTGCAGACGGTGCATAACATCGGGCACCAAGAGGGGCAGATTGGTGCGGAGTCTGGGTGTCGGACACCACCGATCATATATGGATGACCTATACTGTGGAGATGTCATCAGCGGATTGTGccaggacgacccctttaagaataaAATGAAATTGCAGGCAAATTCTAGTAAGAAAAGTCTGCGGTCGTGtgacaaaccttgaagatggtcgATCCGAGCAGTGGCTGGACCGCGAGCTGGGTCGTTCAGGCTCCTGGTACTTGCCGGGGTTACTGTACTGTCTGTACGCAGGGTCGTACGCTCCATAGGAGTCCTTCACGAAGAAAGGAGATCAGATCAGACAACAGCAAGACTGTGAAGATCacgtttagggtaggaacacacacagtactccgggcgtatccgccctgaacaccgcaaggAATGCGGTCTggaaaaaagaatgaaataataaaaatcgcACAACATTGTGATGAATTTCCGCTggaaaaaaacgcccaaaaaagttcatacttaccccctcttcTCGGCGCGCAGTACGGCCTCCTGCAATGacgttgcaggtcatgtgactgccgcagcctgtgattggctgcaggagtcaaatgggatgaaacgtcaacccaggaggccggacaggagaagaagcagggaactctgggtaagtataactttattttttcttacttgcgatttttgcggcagaatcgctgtgactcaaatatcgcaacacacggaattcaatgggaaaacccgcaacagaagagcagcgattccgcgcaTTAAGTGACAAGCCGCAGCTGAAAAAATGTAtaagcgtttttttcccacggtgtggggacgagatttgttgtaaTCACCCACGCTGCCGctcctgtaatacgctgcggattttccggaaTTAATCAGTTGCGGAAATTGCGCAGTGTTTACGCCGTGTCTGCTCGTACCCtgaggggtgttttttttaaattttgtatttATCCATTGTTCTCTATTATTAGACAAGAGCAACAACGCGATCCCTATATAAGTGGCGTTACGTGGCGATGACGGCCTCTAGAAAAACTTACGACAGGTCAGTGATTTACACGGCATCAAAAGCTCCCGTCATTAACCCCTTGTTCACTCACAGGCTGAACGTCTTTTCCCCGTATAGGGGACCGGAACATTTTAACCAGGATTATATAGCAAAACACCCACACCATCATTTTATTCCAATTTATTAAACCTCCCCCTGAAGTGCCCGGacattgcagattttacctgGTAGTATAGTTGAGAAGTTCGGGGGTCCACCGGTGGGTACGGCTGCTGGTAAGCGGAGGGGTATGCTCCATAACCTCTGTAGTAATAATACGGATCTGCTTGCTGAGGGGTTTGAGATGCGGGTGGTCCCGGAGGTTCTGGGTATCCAGCAGGGTGGATGGGGTTGACGGGTGCAGATGTGCTAGCGGCAGGTTGACTGGGATATGGCGGGTGCTCAGGATGGCCGTGTTTAGCCCCTGGCTCTGCCATCCCACTATATAGAGGGGCTGCGATGTTCTGCACACTCGGTACACGAGCTTCTGTTGGTTGGGGGTAAGCAGCATTATTAGCCCCTGAGATGATCTGCACGGGAGGTGCGGATGGCTGGGACACAGGAGTCATGTATTCATGAGGAGCCCCTGGTCCGGGGTGTGAAGTCTCGACTGTAGGTTGCAATTGAACGTCTTTAGTAACCTGCTGGTAAAAAACCTGTTTGTTACTATCAGGTACAGGCTGGAAATTTGGGACCACTGCCGACTGACTGGTATAGAGGGGACCCCCTGTTGGATGCCTATTCGGTACCGATGCCCATCCATTTGCATTGTGATTGGCCGGCACACGTGGAACGGTGAAATCTAGCGCACCTGCATTCTCTAAACTGGCGCCACCACCGACTGATGGAACATACATTCCGGCTCCGTTACCCACAGGTAAACTGGGGGGCACAGACTTACTTGTAAACTCGCCGGCTATGATTTCAGTCTTAACAGTTTTCTGACTTTCAGTCACTAAATTAAGAGGAATTTGACTAGAGGATGAAGGAACGACCACGTTCGGGTGATGATTGGAGAAAGATTCGCTGACGGCTGGTAATTTGTTAGGGAGATTAGAGGCGGAGGGCAGTTTAGGAGGAGGTCCAAGCTGGACGAGAGGGACTGAAGCGCTCTGATCCGCAGCAAAGCTGGAAGGAAGCGGCTGATCAGCGGAGgaggggtcttttgcagaattaatGTTCTTTATTTGATTGGGTAAAGAAAGAGAAAAATTAATAGGTTGCGCTAAATTATAGCTTTTACTGGGTTGAGCAATCAAAACGGGCTGATTCTGTAAGGTTTCTGTAGGCGGAGAAGATAATAAACTGGCATAACCGGAACTCGCCTGGGATGGGGGATGTTCATCGTCTCCAATCTTTGGAGGGTTCTCCAGGTTTTCAGAAGAAATGTGCTCCTCAGGTGAAGCCGACAACTGGCCCAGGTCCGGTCCGCCATGTTGTGCCTCCAATGACCCATCTTCCGGAGGTTGAATGACTTCAGTTTGAGGTTTTGGAGGGACATAAAGAGCAGGAGCTGCAGGGGCTAGAAGGACATTGCCTCCAAAATTGGGCAGCTCTCCTTGGGCCCACAGGGTGGTAGCCGGACTCTCACACTTCTTATTTGACCCGTGAGCCCTCGAGGACGGACGCTTTTCTAGCAGTAACGATACGTTATCCAGGCTGGATCCTCCGGGATAATGGTGTCCGCTGATTACTGCACAAATTTCAGCATTCGATTTGCCCGAAAAAATGGTTTCCAGATTATCAGGAGGTTGTTCCAGATTTCCAGGGGAAGCCGCCTGCCCTGCGTTGTGGGAAGAGGTTGGTGGCAGCTTCAGATTCTCGCCGACATCATCAGCGACTTTGGACTGGTCCGTTTCTGTAGCTTTGACGCCGACATGAGAACGGACCGGTTCAAAGGAACTGTTGACACTTGCTTGAAAGATCCCGGTAGGTTTTGGTGGACTCGGTGTTGGTGTCTGGGACAGATTTCCGTGGTAGGTGTTCTGTGTCGCGCTGTGTGCAAGGACGTCTCTCACCAACGGAGAGGAATCAATCTGCTTAAAGAAACGAGTGGGGTTCTCGCTCTCAAGTCTCCCACTCTCCTTCTGAATGAAGGTCGGCTCCAGCTCGTGGGGTCTGGCTGCGATGGGTAAACTTCTATGACTCAAGTTACTGTAATTAGAAGACACGCTGTCGGATCGAACGGGACGAGGCAACGCTTCAGGAGCCCCCGGGTTTGGACCTCTCTCGGGGTGGCTGACTGTATTCTGGGGTAGAGTGGAACCGAGAACAGGTCCATATCTGAAGGCCTCGGGATTGACTCCTGCAGAAAACAGACTGTTATTAGGAGGCTCATTGGGGAGCACTTCTATATTCTCCACATTATCGTACGGCAGCTCGGAGGCCGCTTTGGCCTCTGCAGGTTGATTCTCGGTGTTATCGGCTTTCCATGGGACATGAAGATCTTGAAAACCACTGGCACTTTGGGTTAATGAAGTTGACGGTGCATTAGGAGCGGTAGGATTTAAGGACAAAGGTGACGTGACATCGAGCACACCTGGCGGGGGCAGAAATGGATGCGGTTGGTTCCCCTGGTGGTAGGCGGTATCCACAGATTGCTTCCTAGGCACGTGCTGCTGGTCTCTGGACGGGATCTCCACATTTTCAGCTTCATCACCTTTAAAGAACATGGATATTGTGCCAGAATCCGTGTCACAAAAGTCTTGGCCCAAAGGTCTTGCAGGTTCAGTCTGTGGCCGGTTATCTGGTGCAGAAAACGGAGCTCCGGTCTGTGTGGTGTTGGGGTTCGGCAGTGGACCTTGCCTGAGCGGTTCTGGATACGGCGGACTATACCAACTGTTGAGGTCGGGATTCCGGTTTTGCATGTAGTCCATGGGCATGACGTTGCTGAACGGTGGCACGCTGTGCTGCTGGACTTGACCTGATCCACCTCCAGGAGGGAAAGTAACCGGCGGAGTCCTTTGTGGTGCTGAAAAATAGCCCGGATCACTGGTTTGAGGAGGCAGGTGAGAGACTTCTAAATATGGAGGGGAGTAATagggagcactgtatgctggGTGAGGGGTGGCAGGGACATGCTGCGTGGAGGGAGGTGGAGCAGCCGGGGTGGATGACCAAGGTGCAGTGGTTTGCGGAGATGTGGAGGGAGGATGAGACTGTAACGGAGGTGCAAAACTACTGCTACTATTCACTTCCATATTAACGCTTTGCCTGCTCAGCGACCTGCCTGGAACAGTGGCATAGGCATTCTCAAGTCCAGTCGCCATGTTCTGCAAGGACGATCCAGCAGGGTGACCAAGTGTTAGTTGTCCGACAGGTGGTGAAGCCATGTTATTGGTATAATACCCACCCTGTACTGATGGAGCAGAAACGTTACTATACGAGGCCCCGGCTGCCAGGGGTTGAGATGAAGACCCCGGTAAGGACGCTTGAGCTTCATCACCGAGAGAGGAGTTGAGAGCAACAGGCTGGTGGTACGACGACTGGGATGGACTTGGCATTGCCATAACGTTAGCCTTTGGTGCAGTTGTTGGTGCCACATTCTGGGGCGTCATTCTGCCAAAAGCAAAAGGGTTTGTGACAGGTTGCACTGAAGGGGGTGCCATTGATGAAGGTGTAGGTGTTCTCTTGAGCCAGTACGGGGTAGTGGTCATTCCCATGCGAGGAGGTCCCCCCGACCCTGGAGGACCATCTTGAGGAGGCGGCTGCATTTTCTTTTCTTCCAACTGGAAACGCTCCACTGATTTTCTTCAGTAGAATTAATGGAAGCTGCAGAATATGGACCTGCCAAAGAAGAGACAAGATGGTGAGACAACACGTAACGCAACGACAAGAAATGCATGTAATACATCAAGGGTGGCAGTAACTGAAGGCCTCACGGCTGTGACTACCACTGGCAAAGAAAATGTTTAGTCAGCGACTAGTACCAGCCACAGGACAAGCGGCCAGCGTTAAAGCCTGGGGTGCCCTCAGCAGTATCACTCCAACTGCACAACCAACCATTTCATGTGGTTCCTTATCTGACCAGGACACAGATGGGTCCACATGAGACCTCATTATATAACAAGGCTTCCCATGGTGCTGGCGCCACCTGACAAGGTCCAGCACTGCCAGGGAAAACCCATGAATGACAGATAATATGACGCTCCACCTGCGGAAGCAGCAGAAGAAACGTGAATACTGCAGATGCAATGAAACGTGAAAAGCAAATAACGtgcagaacacccatgactgacgGCGTGGAACAGGGAACGTCAAAGAGCAAACACAGCCAGAGATGATATCAGAGCAAACACCGCGCGGCAGCCAACAGGACGACGGACGACAGCGCCGCAGCAACATGTGGCAAGAGCACGTGACTCCTGTGGAAAACCAGCCGGTCATACCCAGTGACCATCACACCAGACCGCTGACGGAGGGCACCACGTGCCACCGGAAAACCAGATATTGTAGGAGCAGTGACgtcatagtgatgtcatagtGATGTCACCATGACACCTCCACAACCAGCTCAGATCCCTGCCGATCAACTAAACTGGGGGTAGTTCCAAAGTAACCCACATTATTATCACTTCATGTAATTATAGATTTGATATTTACTGCTTCTATAATTATGTGCTATTGTCTTGTGTTATCAGCCATTCCAGTTGACGTGCCTCGGTGGAATCAATAGACGGGATCTCCGCTATATACAGGATAATAATCCCTCCATCACCCGATACTACAAGTGTGGCCCGAATGTAAAGGGAAGCTCCGCATCTGCCGTATGGTTGGGTATAATATGCGAGGGAAAACGACTGCAGCGTCTCCATCAGCCTAGAAGGTAGAAATACAGTCACTACCCGCGCTGGTGGCGTGGACTACAAGTGGCAGCATGCCCTGACCTGCAGGATATCAGCAGGTTCTCTTGTGGCGCGTCTAATACAAGCCGGGGCTGAGCACAGAAAAACAAGGACATTGTGCACATGAGGTTAACGTTCTGTATATCGGGGGACGTTATAGCGGTAAAAACCCATCTCCGAGACGTGTGGCAAACCCACGGGATACGCGGTAAACGTCTGATAGATGGAGGTTTTACCTAAGACACcgcgcacacgaccgtaattttgacaGAACTGTAAATGCGGATCAAACGACGGATCCATTCAATTCTATGACCCGTGGACGCCTTCTCGTATATTTACAGGtgagtgtccgggccgtagaaatgaccagcaaaaataggacatgtccagttttttacatttatggaccgtgctcctttACTTTATAATAGAAGCAAATGCAGGTGACGGGTCACGGACGACTGTGATCACTGCTACGGACgtttgcaagggggggggggcctaaAACATGGCCCTCTCCGACAGTCGCGGAGCTCTGACCACAAAGTTATGAGGAGTCTGGAAACAGCCGGGCTCACTGTGCTAAGCGGTTTCCGTAAATCCCATACAAGTGAAACAGGAATGGATACAAGAGGAGGATCAGACGTTACTTTATACTTCTTTTTGGATGTACTCCTGGATTGgcacaaaaaaaacgcagcaaaaacaatcaaaaactgaatcaaaactgtgtgtgtgttcaCAGCCTAGAGGGGTTTTTCCAGCTTTGCatgatgaaaagttctgcaacttcaggccctgttcacacaggggaaaaaaaaaaaaaaagcaggaaacGCTCGGAAGCCAGCGCCGTGGGTTTTTCCTGCCTCCCCTTAATTTCAAGAAAGCACATGCCGTTTTTCCCAGCAAGCGGCCAAAAGCCgaccaaggaaaaaaataaataaaatcgccTCTAATCCCATTACAATCTATGGAGGGCGATTTCTGACGTTTTTTTGTCACTGATTCCGCGTCAAAATTGGCACCACAAAACTGTGAACAGGGCATTATAATACGCCTGTTTCACTAAACCTATTAACTCAccagtttcaagatctctgcttgctgtcagtgacgtTCACTGCTATACtacacctaatacttctcacagctgagaattTGTTACACTTGTATGAGGTGTAAACAACCCTCTGTTAAGTATAACAGTGTGgagtccagactgatacatttaggCTCCGCTCACACCGTTTTTTTAGTCCTGCGTCAGCCGTATGATCGGGGACTATTGCCGGACGTGCAGCTGACGGAAGGCGCTGACGTTCTCCACGGTGGAGGAACACGCGGCCCAGATGTTAAAAACAACTTACCGCGTGGTGTACGTTTTTTGTGGGATGCCTTGGCATAGACCGGCGCAGTCATAAACACCATGTACACTTGGCCTCTGCCGGGTGATTGGCGCTTGGGACACGTTTGGGGTTTACGTTGGAAGCTTTCTCAGGCGTAAACATTAAAAGTAGGGctcaaatgcagtgtgaacagagtcttacctGCGCTGATACATAGTAACAATCAGGAGAGAGATTTGGGCTGCTGCCGTTTACCTCTCAGCAGATTGTCTGCACAGATACATTGTTACATCCCCTCAGTTGTGAGAAGCATTAGGTCTGGACAGGTTTTCATattctgtttccattcactgaccctttaaccctttcccaccgctGTGTTAAACCAGGACAAACATCCTGCTGGGAATCCGGCGACTAATGAGTCAACAGGACGCCGCAGATTAGATCTAAACCCCAGCGTCCAATCATAACCCGGCAACGAAACAAGCGACCGACCCCGACCAGGCCACAATAtaccaggggggagggggggtgccGCTTAAAGTGACCAATGTAACGCATCATAACCGCGGCCGTCTCACGTGCACCAGCGTGGTATAAACTATTCGTAAGGTCGTCCCTTGACCTCGTCCAccctgctgggggttgtagtccaCGGGCGCAGGTTCATAAGAAAGGGAATTTAGCTGCAGTGCCCAGAGGACGAGGAAGGAGCAGAGATCCTAAAACATTAACCCATTCCTCCCCGACCAGACTGTCATCTACcagcagggggaggggagggggttgtgACATCTGTCAGAGggcaaaatacaaaaacaaacctcAATGTAAACAGGACACCCCAAGAACTGGAAGCCAGGGAGCCCCGAATATATCCAGCTCAGAGCAAAGGGAATATAAAAACAACAACATCTCCCCCTCCCCCCATGATAGAGAGTGACCCCCTGCATGTACTATAAACCCTTCATGTGCCCCCCCACTGACACCCCGACATCTCCGGTCACCCGCCTCATCCTATGCAGGGGCCCCACTGACTCCAAATCACCCGCTGAGACACCCcaaaaacaacagagcacccactgCACCCCCCAAAACCTGCAGAGACACATGCAGAAGCCCGAGACACATGACAGGAGCCTGCGCCGACTACAGC belongs to Rhinoderma darwinii isolate aRhiDar2 chromosome 8, aRhiDar2.hap1, whole genome shotgun sequence and includes:
- the SEC16A gene encoding protein transport protein Sec16A isoform X1 yields the protein MQPPPQDGPPGSGGPPRMGMTTTPYWLKRTPTPSSMAPPSVQPVTNPFAFGRMTPQNVAPTTAPKANVMAMPSPSQSSYHQPVALNSSLGDEAQASLPGSSSQPLAAGASYSNVSAPSVQGGYYTNNMASPPVGQLTLGHPAGSSLQNMATGLENAYATVPGRSLSRQSVNMEVNSSSSFAPPLQSHPPSTSPQTTAPWSSTPAAPPPSTQHVPATPHPAYSAPYYSPPYLEVSHLPPQTSDPGYFSAPQRTPPVTFPPGGGSGQVQQHSVPPFSNVMPMDYMQNRNPDLNSWYSPPYPEPLRQGPLPNPNTTQTGAPFSAPDNRPQTEPARPLGQDFCDTDSGTISMFFKGDEAENVEIPSRDQQHVPRKQSVDTAYHQGNQPHPFLPPPGVLDVTSPLSLNPTAPNAPSTSLTQSASGFQDLHVPWKADNTENQPAEAKAASELPYDNVENIEVLPNEPPNNSLFSAGVNPEAFRYGPVLGSTLPQNTVSHPERGPNPGAPEALPRPVRSDSVSSNYSNLSHRSLPIAARPHELEPTFIQKESGRLESENPTRFFKQIDSSPLVRDVLAHSATQNTYHGNLSQTPTPSPPKPTGIFQASVNSSFEPVRSHVGVKATETDQSKVADDVGENLKLPPTSSHNAGQAASPGNLEQPPDNLETIFSGKSNAEICAVISGHHYPGGSSLDNVSLLLEKRPSSRAHGSNKKCESPATTLWAQGELPNFGGNVLLAPAAPALYVPPKPQTEVIQPPEDGSLEAQHGGPDLGQLSASPEEHISSENLENPPKIGDDEHPPSQASSGYASLLSSPPTETLQNQPVLIAQPSKSYNLAQPINFSLSLPNQIKNINSAKDPSSADQPLPSSFAADQSASVPLVQLGPPPKLPSASNLPNKLPAVSESFSNHHPNVVVPSSSSQIPLNLVTESQKTVKTEIIAGEFTSKSVPPSLPVGNGAGMYVPSVGGGASLENAGALDFTVPRVPANHNANGWASVPNRHPTGGPLYTSQSAVVPNFQPVPDSNKQVFYQQVTKDVQLQPTVETSHPGPGAPHEYMTPVSQPSAPPVQIISGANNAAYPQPTEARVPSVQNIAAPLYSGMAEPGAKHGHPEHPPYPSQPAASTSAPVNPIHPAGYPEPPGPPASQTPQQADPYYYYRGYGAYPSAYQQPYPPVDPRTSQLYYQDSYGAYDPAYRQYSNPGKYQEPERPSSRSSHCSDRPSSRQGYNAPANYYDYYQNQYEYGDPTRWDRYPGAYDPGYRDPRSNYWNYVYGSREDAYNRKVPYAYTSRYDVYEDRWQYDPRYVGGFDDEPDARRDLIKDDFDRRSVHSEHSARSVHSERSSHSRRSSFSSHSQQSQVYKSEQDLTANAYGGQMPNPPLEDYSYSLYPNDYNTQQSLESYQYGFPANNVWQPVEPVPSRSMTPEKFGCPHVCARFGPGGHLIKVLPNLPSDGQPTLVEIHNMEIILQNSPEQEQMRSFPGPLVKDETHKVDVINFAQNKAKECSQNGNLLDQESARLLWDFIVLLCRQNGTVVGTDLAELLLQDHRTVWLPGKSPNEANLIDFNNDPLEQEEESGASQLSFLTDMLPNSGVVLEKETERFREMLLFGRKKDALESAMKHGLWGHALLLASKMDSRTHARVMTRFANSLPINDPLQTVYQLLSGRMPAAATCCGDEKWGDWRPHLAMVLSNLTNNVDVPTRTIVTMGDTLASRGLLEAAHFCYLMAQVGFGVFTKKTTKVVLIGANHSLPFAKFASNEAIQRTEAYEYAQSLGVQTISLPNIQIFKFIYACRLAEYGLSAQAFHYCEVISKTIIKHPSYYSPVLVGQLLEVSSHLRFFDPQLKERPEQELFVEPPWLLRLRHLDMQMKQGAVAYNTGRTTPQQYACSTPSSEPDHVIQSDGITATHDVQAATDNPLLTNFLPNVAPTQGLQLALPGPDNNAALYQQPISEPTSSMPPQTFIPPAILAPSVPGHGFVPVGSEQVPSYIPAPMESVSTFLQSAEYSPPEQWRPDPALQRPPTNSPTKTTFHDSGFDFYGEMERMAPGQRSRTVSQSSSHMRRTRTTSESSAHSVASTRRSSIGLQPSPPPIPEMHKPEPKKHPKANALSHGGGRSWFGWLMGKGKNEAHLPDDRNKSIVWDETRQRWINQDEPEAEDNKPLPPPPSSMPKRPLTGPTGPGASGAPPNSSVNVFSIKAGGARARYVDVLNPGGNKPTNSVPPPADLFAPLAPMPIPTNLFVPNAVPEEAQPPVGSEAETFHQSYQPGMNGSAQTQFLNAAPGLDLPATNYEDFPSGELSRSSSQSSLSREVSRHFHQASGNVAPGGGPAPPPAAAVPFYNPASFAQPPASSGAARPGRLGQRKYPSLK
- the SEC16A gene encoding protein transport protein Sec16A isoform X2; the protein is MQPPPQDGPPGSGGPPRMGMTTTPYWLKRTPTPSSMAPPSVQPVTNPFAFGRMTPQNVAPTTAPKANVMAMPSPSQSSYHQPVALNSSLGDEAQASLPGSSSQPLAAGASYSNVSAPSVQGGYYTNNMASPPVGQLTLGHPAGSSLQNMATGLENAYATVPGRSLSRQSVNMEVNSSSSFAPPLQSHPPSTSPQTTAPWSSTPAAPPPSTQHVPATPHPAYSAPYYSPPYLEVSHLPPQTSDPGYFSAPQRTPPVTFPPGGGSGQVQQHSVPPFSNVMPMDYMQNRNPDLNSWYSPPYPEPLRQGPLPNPNTTQTGAPFSAPDNRPQTEPARPLGQDFCDTDSGTISMFFKGDEAENVEIPSRDQQHVPRKQSVDTAYHQGNQPHPFLPPPGVLDVTSPLSLNPTAPNAPSTSLTQSASGFQDLHVPWKADNTENQPAEAKAASELPYDNVENIEVLPNEPPNNSLFSAGVNPEAFRYGPVLGSTLPQNTVSHPERGPNPGAPEALPRPVRSDSVSSNYSNLSHRSLPIAARPHELEPTFIQKESGRLESENPTRFFKQIDSSPLVRDVLAHSATQNTYHGNLSQTPTPSPPKPTGIFQASVNSSFEPVRSHVGVKATETDQSKVADDVGENLKLPPTSSHNAGQAASPGNLEQPPDNLETIFSGKSNAEICAVISGHHYPGGSSLDNVSLLLEKRPSSRAHGSNKKCESPATTLWAQGELPNFGGNVLLAPAAPALYVPPKPQTEVIQPPEDGSLEAQHGGPDLGQLSASPEEHISSENLENPPKIGDDEHPPSQASSGYASLLSSPPTETLQNQPVLIAQPSKSYNLAQPINFSLSLPNQIKNINSAKDPSSADQPLPSSFAADQSASVPLVQLGPPPKLPSASNLPNKLPAVSESFSNHHPNVVVPSSSSQIPLNLVTESQKTVKTEIIAGEFTSKSVPPSLPVGNGAGMYVPSVGGGASLENAGALDFTVPRVPANHNANGWASVPNRHPTGGPLYTSQSAVVPNFQPVPDSNKQVFYQQVTKDVQLQPTVETSHPGPGAPHEYMTPVSQPSAPPVQIISGANNAAYPQPTEARVPSVQNIAAPLYSGMAEPGAKHGHPEHPPYPSQPAASTSAPVNPIHPAGYPEPPGPPASQTPQQADPYYYYRGYGAYPSAYQQPYPPVDPRTSQLYYQDSYGAYDPAYRQYSNPGKYQEPERPSSRSSHCSDRPSSRQGYNAPANYYDYYQNQYEYGDPTRWDRYPGAYDPGYRDPRSNYWNYVYGSREDAYNRKVPYAYTSRYDVYEDRWQYDPRYVGGFDDEPDARRDLIKDDFDRRSVHSEHSARSVHSERSSHSRRSSFSSHSQQSQVYKSEQDLTANAYGGQMPNPPLEDYSYSLYPNDYNTQQSLESYQYGFPANNVWQPVEPVPSRSMTPEKFGCPHVCARFGPGGHLIKVLPNLPSDGQPTLVEIHNMEIILQNSPEQEQMRSFPGPLVKDETHKVDVINFAQNKAKECSQNGNLLDQESARLLWDFIVLLCRQNGTVVGTDLAELLLQDHRTVWLPGKSPNEANLIDFNNDPLEQEEESGASQLSFLTDMLPNSGVVLEKETERFREMLLFGRKKDALESAMKHGLWGHALLLASKMDSRTHARVMTRFANSLPINDPLQTVYQLLSGRMPAAATCCGDEKWGDWRPHLAMVLSNLTNNVDVPTRTIVTMGDTLASRGLLEAAHFCYLMAQVGFGVFTKKTTKVVLIGANHSLPFAKFASNEAIQRTEAYEYAQSLGVQTISLPNIQIFKFIYACRLAEYGLSAQAFHYCEVISKTIIKHPSYYSPVLVGQLLEVSSHLRFFDPQLKERPEQELFVEPPWLLRLRHLDMQMKQGAVAYNTGRTTPQQYACSTPSSEPDHVIQSDGITATHDVQAATDNPLLTNFLPNVAPTQGLQLALPGPDNNAALYQQPISEPTSSMPPQTFIPPAILAPSVPGHGFVPVGSEQVPSYIPAPMESVSTFLQSAEYSPPEQWRPDPALQRPPTNSPTKTTFHDSGFDFYGEMERMAPGQRSRTVSQSSSHMRRTRTTSESSAHSVASTRRSSIGLQPSPPPIPEMHKPEPKKHPKANALSHGGGRSWFGWLMGKGKNEAHLPDDRNKSIVWDETRQRWINQDEPEAEDNKPLPPPPSSMPKRPLTGPTGPGASGAPPNSSVNVFSIKAGGARARYVDVLNPGGNKPTNSVPPPADLFAPLAPMPIPTNLFVPNAVPEEAQPPVGSEAETFHQSYQPGMNGSAQTQFLNAAPGLDLPATNYEDFPSGEASGNVAPGGGPAPPPAAAVPFYNPASFAQPPASSGAARPGRLGQRKYPSLK